ACGGATGCGAAGATGGCGATTGCCACGCAGTTCTGCTTCGAGGCCGCGCCCGTGATCGCCTGGGCCGATGCAATCCGCGCCGCCGGGGTCGACCTGCCGGTGCATATCGGCGTCGCCGGGCCCGCGAAGCTTCAGACGCTGATCAAGTTCGCCATCGCCTGCGGCGTGGGTCCCAGCTTGCGGGTCCTGCAACGCCGCGCCGCGGATGTGACCAAGCTCCTCCTGCCTTTCGAGCCGACCGAGATCCTGACCGATCTGGCCCGGCACAAGGCCGCCCATCCCGACTTCAATATCGAAGCGGTCCACATCTTCCCGCTGGGCGGGATCAAGACCTCCGCCGCGTGGCTGCAGGTTCATGTAAAGGATGAAGAATGACCCGTACGGTTCTGGAATCGAAGACAAAAACGGTAACGATCGGCTTCGACGAGCCATTCTGCGTGATCGGCGAGCGGATCAACCCCACGGGCCGCAAGAAACTGGCGGCCGAGCTGGAGATGGACGATTTCTCGACCGTCGAGCGCGATGCGCTGGAACAGGTCGCCTGCGGCGCGATGGTCCTCGACGTCAATTCGGGCGCGGTCTTCACCAACAAGATGGCCGAGGATCCGCGCTACGCCGACAACAACTTCGTCGAGCCGACACTGATGAAGGCGCTGGTCGAGCGGGTGCAGGCGCTGGTCGACGTGCCGCTCTGCATCGACAGCTCGGTGCCCGGCGCGCTGGAGAACGGGCTGGCCGCCGCCGAGGGGCGCCCGCTCCTGAACTCGGTCACGGGCGAAGAGGAGCGGCTGGAGATCGTCCTGCCGCTGGTCAAGAAATACAACGTGCCCGTCGTGGCCATCTCGAACGATGACACGGGCATCTCGGAGGACCCCGATGTCCGCTTCGCCGTCGCCAAGAAGATCGTCGAGCGGGCCGCGGATTTCGGGATCCCCGCCCATGACATCGTGGTCGACCCGCTGGTGATGCCGATCGGCGCGATGGCCACCGCCGGGCACCAGGTCTTCACGCTCGTCCGCCGCCTGCGCGAGGAGCTGGGCGTGAACACCACCTGCGGTGCGTCCAATATCAGCTTCGGCCTGCCGAACCGGCACGGGATCAACGCGGCCTTCCTGCCGATGGCGATCGGGGCTGGCATGACGAGCGCCATCATGAACCCCGTCTGCGCGCAGGAGATGGAGGCCATCAACGCGGCCAACATGCTCATGAATCATGACCCGAACGGGGGCACGTGGATCGGCTTCACACGGGTGCTGGATGCGGTGCGCGAGGGCGCGAGCTTCCCCGAAGCGGCGCGGGCCGCGCAGTCGGCGGGCGCACGGACCGGCGGACGCCGGGGTGGTCGTCGGCGCGCCTGATGTTGGGCATTTACCCGATATTCACGTCCGGCGGGGCATCGTTCCGGCATGGACATGAGACCCGCGATTCCCCCGCCCCGCCCCGCCTTTCCCGCGACGACAGCCGCGCCGTGGCTGGCCAAGCTCTTCGGGTCCCGATCCGCGCAGTCGGGGGGCGTCGTGCGACGGTCGACGGCATGGGTCGAACGGGAAGTGGGACGCGCGGCCTTCGTCGCCGAGGTGCGTCGGCGCGGCTTTCACCTGCTGGAAACCGGCGGGCAGTTCGTGGTGATCTGTCATCGCGGCAGCCTCCGCGTCGTCTGCTGAAACGATTGTTCGTACGAACAATCGCGAAGATTGTTCGTACGAACAATCTCGGACACGGGGCAGCGGCGTGAAGCTCCACAGCGTCGTCTTCATGCCGTCGGGCAAGCGCGGCACCTTCGCCGCTGGAACGCCCGTCCTGACCGCCGCCCGCCAACTCGGGGTCGACCTCGACAGCGTCTGCGGCGGCCGCGGCATCTGCTCAAAATGCCAGGTCCAGCCCGGCACCGGCGCCTTCCCGAAGCTGGGCCTGACGGTCGCGCCGGATGCGCTCTCGGACTTCAACGCGGTCGAACGGCGCTACGACGAGAAACGCGGCCTGAAGCCTGGACGCCGTCTCGGCTGCCAGGCCAAGATCCAAGGCGACGTCGTGATCGACGTGCCCGCCGAAAGCCAGGTCCACCGACAGGTCGTCCGCAAGGCCGCGTCCGATCATCCGATCATCATGGACCCGGCCACGCGCCTCCATTTCGTGACCGTCGAGGAGCCGGACATGGACGCGCCTTCGGGCGATCTCGAGCGGTTGCGCACGGCGCTGCGAACGCAATGGGACCTCGACGATCTCGCTATCCCCCTTTCAGTCCTTCGCGGGCTCCAGACGGCGCTGCGCAAGGGCGAGTGGCAGGTCACCGTCGCCGTCGATCACGACAGCGCAAGCGTCACAGCGATCTGGCCGGGCCTTCGCACCGCCGCTCCGCTCGGGCTCGCGATCGACCTCGGTTCGACGACGATCGCGGCGCATCTCTGCGACCTCGGCGACGGACGGGTGCTGGCGTCGGGCGGCGTCATGAACCCGCAGATCCGCTTCGGCGAGGACCTGATGAGCCGGGTCAGCTATGCGATGATGAACGCCGGCGGCGATGTCGAGATGACGGGCGCCGTGCGGGCGGCGCTGGATGCGCTGGCGCTCGAGCTGGTCGCCGAGGCCGGCGTGGCGGCGGGCGACGTGCTGGAGACGGTGATCGTCTGCAATCCGGTCATGCACCACCTCCTGATCGGCGTCGATCCGGTCGAACTGGGGCAGGCCCCCTTCGCGCTCGCCACGTCCGACGCGCTGCGGCTGGCCGCGTCCGAGGTCGGGCTTGCGTCGATCGGAGCGGGCGCGCGGGCCTATATCCTGCCCTGCATCGCGGGTCATGTCGGTGCGGATGCGGCGGCGGTGGCGCTGGCGCAGGCGCCCGACGAGGCCGAGGCGATGACGCTGATCGTCGATGTCGGCACCAATGCCGAGCTGATCCTGGGCAATCGCGACCGTATCCTCGCCTGCTCCTCGCCCACGGGCCCCGCCTTCGAGGGCGCGCAGATCTCCGCCGGGCAGCGCGCGGCCCCGGGTGCCATCGAACGAGTCGAGATCGATCCCGCGACGAAGGAACCCCGGTTCCGCGTCATCGGGAGCGAGCTCTGGTCCGACGATCCGGCCTTCGAGGGCACCGAGATCACGGGCATCTGCGGCTCGGGCATCATCGAGGCAGTGGCCGAGATGCGAATGGCCGGGCTGGTCGATGCGAAGGGCCTGATCGGCTCGGCGGAACAGACCGGCACGGCCCGCGCCATCCCCGAGGGTCGGACGCATTCCTACCTGCTCTGGGAGGGCGAGGACCGGCGGATCGCGGTGACGCAGGGCGACATCCGCGCGATCCAGCTTGCGAAATCGGCGCTCTATGCGGGCGCGCGGCTTCTGATGGACGTGGCCGAAATCGACAGCGTCGAACGGGTGACGCTGGCGGGGGCGTTCGGCGCGCACATCTCGCCCAAGCACGCGATGGTGCTGGGGATGATCCCCGATGCGGCGCTGGACCACGTGACGAGCGCCGGCAACGCGGCCGGGCACGGGGCGCGCATGGCGCTCTGCAACCGGGGCGCGCGCGCGCATGTCGAGGATCTGGTCCGCCGGATCGAGAAGATCGAGACCGCCGTCGCACCGCGCTTTCAGGAGCATTTCGTCAATGCCAACGCGATCCCGCATGCGACCGATCCGTTCCCGAACCTGATGTCCGAGGTGACGCTGCCGCAGGTCAGCTTCAACGTCGCGACCGAGGGCCGACGCCGCCGCCGATGACCGGCCTCAGCCCAGCGTGACGACCGCGCCGCCCGCCGCTTCGGCATCGGCGGCATCATGGGTCACCATGAGGATGGGAACACCGGCGGCGCGCGCCCGGTCGAACACGAGCGCACGGGTGCGGGCCCTGAGATCGGCATCGAGCTTCCCGAAGGGCTCGTCGAGAAGGAGTGCTGCGGGCCGTGACAGAAGCACCCGCATCAAGGCCACGCGCGCCGCCTGTCCCCCGGAAAGCGTAGCGGGATCGCGGGGGCCGTAGCCCTCGAGTCCGATCTCGGCCAGCGCAGTCGCCACGGTCGCGCGCCGCGTGCTTCGCGTTCCGCCGCGCGGCAGGCCGAAGGCAAGGTTTGCGGCCACGTCGAGATGGGGAAAGAGCAGCGGATCCTGATAGAGAAGACCGACATGCCGACGCTCGGGCGGCAGATCGCCGAGATCGCGCCCGTCGAGGATGGCGCGCCCCGTCGCGGTGAATGGCGCACGCAGATCGCCCATCACGAAAGCGAGGAGCGTCGACTTGCCGACACCCGACGGCCCCATGACGGTCAGCACCTCGCCCGGCGGCACGGCGGCGTCGATGGCCAGAAGCGGGCGTCCGGCGCGGGCGATCCGGACGTCGTCGAGGATCAGGCCGTCAGGCATCGCGCATCCCCCGCCTGTTGCGGAAGACGAGCGCGGGCACCGCGAGCGCCAACGCGAAGGGGGCGAGTGCCGCGAGGCTCTGGCCCAGGCCCCAGACGCCGATGGCGCGGCGGTCGCCGCCCGCCGCGAGGGCCACGGCCTCGGTCGCGAGGGTCGAGACGCGGCCGCCGCCGAGGAGGAGCGTCGGCAGGTATTGCCCGACGCTGACCGCGACACCGACCGCGGCGGCGGTCAGGACGGGTGCCAGCAGCATCGGCATCCGGATGCGCCAGAGGACGCGGTCGCGCGAGGCGCCAAGCCCGCCTGCAACGCGCGCGAGCCGTGCGTCCCACGCGCGAAACGGGCCCGACAGGCTGAGGAAGACGTAAGGGATGACGAAGACGATATGGGCCGCGAGGACCGTCGCGATCGGCGGCTGGCCGAGCCGAGCCGAAAGGACCTGGAGGCCCGGCAGGAAGGCAACCTGCGGGATGAGGAGTGGCAGGTAGAGAAGCCAGATCGCGCGCTGATCCGGGGTCAGGCCGAAGCGATGCTCGGCCTCGAGACAGCCGATGACGAGGATCAGCGAGGCGGCGGTGGCGGCGAGCGCGATCCAGATCGTGGTGCCGGCCGTCGCGGCCATCTCCGGGCCGAAGCGCATCCAGCTCCGCGCTGTCAGGGCGTCCGGTGCGAGGTCGGGAAAGCGCCAGGCCGCAGCGACGGACCAGAGGGCGAGCGCCGCGAGGCCGCCGAGAACGGCAAGGGCCGAGACCGTGCCCAGCGCGAAGCCGGCGGCGCGGGCGGGCGCCTCGGGCAGGCCCCGCCCCGACCAGACCCAGCGCCGACCAAGGGCGGCGACCACCCGTTCCAGCCCCAGCCAGAGCGCGAGGGCCGCGAGCGTGGCCGCGAATTGCAACAGCGCGCCGGCGGCCGCCGTGGCACGGAGCGCCAGATCCGGATCCAGCATCCAGCGCGTGACCTGCACCGAGAGGGTTGGCGGCGTGTTCGGCCCGAGGATGACCGCCACGTCCACGTTGGTCATAGCATAGACCAGCACCACGAGGACCGGCAGGCGGACCTGCGCATAGAGGCCGGGGAAGACCGCCTTGAACCAGCCCGCGACGCGCCCCTGCCCCAGCGCCCGCGCGACCCGCAGGCGCGCGGCGGGGATCTGGGTCTGCGCGGCCAGCATCATCAGGAGGAGGAATGGAAGCTCCTTGGCCACCAGCCCCGCCGTCAGCGACAGGCCCCAGCGGTCCTGAAGGATCAGAAGATCCGGCGGCACCTCCCATCCAAGTGGCAGCGCCACGAGCCGCATCAGCCAGCCCGAGGGCGCCACGAGAAACGCGAGCCCGAGGGCCGCGGCGGCGTGCGGGACGGCCAGAAGCGGCGAGAGCAGACGTTCGAGCCACGCAAAGGCGGGCGTCCCGTGCCACCCCGCGAGGATCAGCGACGCGATGGCCAGCGCGCCGATGGTCGAGAGAAGCCCTGACGACGCGCTGACGGCCAGCGCGCGCGGCAGGCCCGGCCAGTCCAGCACCGCCATCAGCGGACCCGCCGAAAGCCCCTGCCCCGTCGGCCCGTAGCCCAGCGCGGGAAGGATGGTGCCCGCCATGCCCAGAAGGACCGGCCCTGCGAGCACGAGAACCGTCAGGAGGGGAAGCGGGCGCAGCATGGCGGCGCGGACCGGCGGGCGGCCGCTACTGGGCGACGCCGTAGCGGGCGACCCAATCGGCGCTCAGGCGGTCGGCCCAGCTCGGGTGCGGCTCGGGCTGGGCGGGGCCGAGATCGGCGGGCGAAAGCGTCGCGGGGCCGATATCCAGCGCGTCGAACGCCGCGCGGTCGGCCTCGGAGAGTTTGCCCATGTCGAGGACCGTGCCGTAGCCGAGAATGCTCGGATCCTGCGCGCGAAGCTGTGCGGCGGGCGACAGGATGATGTTCGCGACGACCATCGCGCCCTCCTTTGCCGAGGAGTTGTAGGGGATCGCGAGGAAGCTCGCATTGCCCAATGTCCCCTTCCGCAAGACCGCCGTCCGCGCCGTATCCGGCAGCTGGAAATTGGCGATCGCGGTGGACGCCTCGCCCGGCGAGAAGCTGATGGCGAGGTCGATCTCGCCATCGTTCATCAGCTGGAGCTGGCGTGGCCCGGTCTGCGGATAGGCGCGCCCTTCCCGCCAGAGGACCGGGGTCAGCGCATCCATGAAGGCCCAGAAGCTGGCCGTGACCGCCTCGTAATCCTCGCCCACCGGGGCTTGCAGCACCGCCGGATCCGCCACGAGGTCGATCAGCATCTGCTTGAGGAAGGTCGTCCCAAGGAAGTCGGGCGGCTGCGGGAAGGTGAAGCGGCCGGGATTCTGGGTCGCGAAGTTGAGGATCTCCTGCGCGCTGTCGGGCGCGTCGGGCAGGCGCGCGGTATCGTGGATGAAGACGACCTGCGCCATGGCCCAGGGGCTCTCGTAACCTTCGGTCGGGATGGTGAAATCGACGGTCACGGTCTTGCCCTCGACATCGACGAGCGACCAGTTGGGCAGGTCCTCGGCCCAGGGCCCGAAAAGGAGGTCCTGCTCCTTCATGGCGGCGAAGTTCGCGCCGTTGATCCAGATGAGATCGACCGAGCCACCCTCGTCCCGTCCCGCCTGCCGTTCGGTCAGGACCGCGCCGACCGCATCGCCCGTGTCGGCCAGCTTGACGTGTTCCAGCGTCACGCCCTGCTCGGCGGCCCGGTCCCCGATCCAGGAGATGAAGTCGTTCGTCGTCGTCGAGCCGCCCCATGCGTGCCAGTAGACCGTCTGACCGTCGGCCGCGGCGGTCACGGCATCCCAATCGGCGGGATCGGGGTCGGCAAAGGCCGGCAGGGCGGCGAGCGTCAGAGCGGCAGTGAGAAGGCGCATGGAGAGGGTCTTTCAGTCAGGCAGGAGATGGCGGGCATTGAGGACGCGCGCCGTGGCGGTGAAGAGGCACAGCACTCCGAAGGCCCAGGCCAGCGGCGCGAAGTGTTGAGGGAGAAGACAGAGAAGCACGAAGAAGACGATCGTCTCGGTCCCCTCGAGCAGTCCGGCCGAATAATAGAGCGACTTCTGGCCCTGCGCCTCGGTCGAGATGCCGCGCTTGGCGGCCATCGACGCGAGCCCGAGGAACGAGGTGCCGTTGACGTAGAAGGTCAGCAGCAGGAACGCCGCCGGGAGCGCGTTGGCCGGGTCCATCACGGCGAAGGCGAAGGGCACGGCGCCGTAGAAAACGAAGTCGGCCCAGATATCGAGATAGCCGCCGAAATCGGTCTTGCGCGTCGCCCGCGCGACCGCGCCATCCAGCCCGTCGGCGATGCGCGACGCCAGAAGCGGCAGCAGCGCCCAGCCGGGCGAACCGAGCGCGATGGTCAGCGCCGCCAGAAGCCCCAGCCCCAGCCCCGCGAGGGTGACGCCGTTCGCCGTGGCGCCCCGTGCCGCCAAGGCATGGCCAAGCCGGTTCAGCGGCGGGTCGATCAGGCGGCGGGC
This portion of the uncultured Jannaschia sp. genome encodes:
- a CDS encoding ASKHA domain-containing protein, which translates into the protein MPSGKRGTFAAGTPVLTAARQLGVDLDSVCGGRGICSKCQVQPGTGAFPKLGLTVAPDALSDFNAVERRYDEKRGLKPGRRLGCQAKIQGDVVIDVPAESQVHRQVVRKAASDHPIIMDPATRLHFVTVEEPDMDAPSGDLERLRTALRTQWDLDDLAIPLSVLRGLQTALRKGEWQVTVAVDHDSASVTAIWPGLRTAAPLGLAIDLGSTTIAAHLCDLGDGRVLASGGVMNPQIRFGEDLMSRVSYAMMNAGGDVEMTGAVRAALDALALELVAEAGVAAGDVLETVIVCNPVMHHLLIGVDPVELGQAPFALATSDALRLAASEVGLASIGAGARAYILPCIAGHVGADAAAVALAQAPDEAEAMTLIVDVGTNAELILGNRDRILACSSPTGPAFEGAQISAGQRAAPGAIERVEIDPATKEPRFRVIGSELWSDDPAFEGTEITGICGSGIIEAVAEMRMAGLVDAKGLIGSAEQTGTARAIPEGRTHSYLLWEGEDRRIAVTQGDIRAIQLAKSALYAGARLLMDVAEIDSVERVTLAGAFGAHISPKHAMVLGMIPDAALDHVTSAGNAAGHGARMALCNRGARAHVEDLVRRIEKIETAVAPRFQEHFVNANAIPHATDPFPNLMSEVTLPQVSFNVATEGRRRRR
- a CDS encoding N-(5'-phosphoribosyl)anthranilate isomerase, translated to MRPAIPPPRPAFPATTAAPWLAKLFGSRSAQSGGVVRRSTAWVEREVGRAAFVAEVRRRGFHLLETGGQFVVICHRGSLRVVC
- a CDS encoding ABC transporter permease; translated protein: MLRPLPLLTVLVLAGPVLLGMAGTILPALGYGPTGQGLSAGPLMAVLDWPGLPRALAVSASSGLLSTIGALAIASLILAGWHGTPAFAWLERLLSPLLAVPHAAAALGLAFLVAPSGWLMRLVALPLGWEVPPDLLILQDRWGLSLTAGLVAKELPFLLLMMLAAQTQIPAARLRVARALGQGRVAGWFKAVFPGLYAQVRLPVLVVLVYAMTNVDVAVILGPNTPPTLSVQVTRWMLDPDLALRATAAAGALLQFAATLAALALWLGLERVVAALGRRWVWSGRGLPEAPARAAGFALGTVSALAVLGGLAALALWSVAAAWRFPDLAPDALTARSWMRFGPEMAATAGTTIWIALAATAASLILVIGCLEAEHRFGLTPDQRAIWLLYLPLLIPQVAFLPGLQVLSARLGQPPIATVLAAHIVFVIPYVFLSLSGPFRAWDARLARVAGGLGASRDRVLWRIRMPMLLAPVLTAAAVGVAVSVGQYLPTLLLGGGRVSTLATEAVALAAGGDRRAIGVWGLGQSLAALAPFALALAVPALVFRNRRGMRDA
- a CDS encoding CDP-alcohol phosphatidyltransferase family protein; this encodes MLDARARRLIDPPLNRLGHALAARGATANGVTLAGLGLGLLAALTIALGSPGWALLPLLASRIADGLDGAVARATRKTDFGGYLDIWADFVFYGAVPFAFAVMDPANALPAAFLLLTFYVNGTSFLGLASMAAKRGISTEAQGQKSLYYSAGLLEGTETIVFFVLLCLLPQHFAPLAWAFGVLCLFTATARVLNARHLLPD
- a CDS encoding ATP-binding cassette domain-containing protein, translating into MPDGLILDDVRIARAGRPLLAIDAAVPPGEVLTVMGPSGVGKSTLLAFVMGDLRAPFTATGRAILDGRDLGDLPPERRHVGLLYQDPLLFPHLDVAANLAFGLPRGGTRSTRRATVATALAEIGLEGYGPRDPATLSGGQAARVALMRVLLSRPAALLLDEPFGKLDADLRARTRALVFDRARAAGVPILMVTHDAADAEAAGGAVVTLG
- a CDS encoding ABC transporter substrate-binding protein, whose amino-acid sequence is MRLLTAALTLAALPAFADPDPADWDAVTAAADGQTVYWHAWGGSTTTNDFISWIGDRAAEQGVTLEHVKLADTGDAVGAVLTERQAGRDEGGSVDLIWINGANFAAMKEQDLLFGPWAEDLPNWSLVDVEGKTVTVDFTIPTEGYESPWAMAQVVFIHDTARLPDAPDSAQEILNFATQNPGRFTFPQPPDFLGTTFLKQMLIDLVADPAVLQAPVGEDYEAVTASFWAFMDALTPVLWREGRAYPQTGPRQLQLMNDGEIDLAISFSPGEASTAIANFQLPDTARTAVLRKGTLGNASFLAIPYNSSAKEGAMVVANIILSPAAQLRAQDPSILGYGTVLDMGKLSEADRAAFDALDIGPATLSPADLGPAQPEPHPSWADRLSADWVARYGVAQ
- a CDS encoding methyltetrahydrofolate cobalamin methyltransferase, encoding MTRTVLESKTKTVTIGFDEPFCVIGERINPTGRKKLAAELEMDDFSTVERDALEQVACGAMVLDVNSGAVFTNKMAEDPRYADNNFVEPTLMKALVERVQALVDVPLCIDSSVPGALENGLAAAEGRPLLNSVTGEEERLEIVLPLVKKYNVPVVAISNDDTGISEDPDVRFAVAKKIVERAADFGIPAHDIVVDPLVMPIGAMATAGHQVFTLVRRLREELGVNTTCGASNISFGLPNRHGINAAFLPMAIGAGMTSAIMNPVCAQEMEAINAANMLMNHDPNGGTWIGFTRVLDAVREGASFPEAARAAQSAGARTGGRRGGRRRA